A single Verrucomicrobiia bacterium DNA region contains:
- a CDS encoding bifunctional UDP-3-O-[3-hydroxymyristoyl] N-acetylglucosamine deacetylase/3-hydroxyacyl-ACP dehydratase: MNRSASFSGSGLHSGNRVNLTFLPAPTNSGLRFRRTDLEGQPEIEARVENVAETNRSTTLAKGNIKIHTVEHVLAALAGAGVDNAIIEIDSNEPPIADGSAREFCRLVQSAGIVTQDEARDVYAVTDPIQIEAGETTMTLVPDEHFKITCTSADKDGRFTQFFSTDLTPKTWEHELSNARTFCFYEEIEYLIKNGLIKGGSLENAVVIRDDAVLTTEPLRYANEFVRHKMLDIVGDLSLVGKPIRGHLIAVKPSHMGNCELARQVVAQMQKPLRAAQTFVPPPAPAKPATPAEIPASGTGAVDIDQLMKWLPHRYPFLLVDRILSIEGNTVTGLKCVSINEPFFQGHFPGHPIMPGVLQLEAMAQVAGLFMLKQGETSAQTAYFMAADNVKWRRPVLPGDVLIIEVEMTKLRGKIGKAKGVCKVNGEVASEAEVTFMISPISL; this comes from the coding sequence TTGAATCGTTCCGCCAGTTTCTCCGGCAGCGGACTGCACAGCGGTAATCGCGTGAACCTGACCTTTCTGCCCGCCCCGACCAATTCGGGCCTTCGCTTTCGGCGCACGGATTTGGAAGGGCAGCCGGAGATTGAAGCGCGCGTGGAAAACGTGGCCGAGACCAATCGCTCCACCACGCTCGCCAAAGGCAACATCAAAATTCATACGGTGGAACACGTCCTGGCCGCGTTGGCCGGGGCCGGCGTGGACAACGCCATCATCGAGATTGACTCGAACGAACCGCCGATTGCCGACGGCAGCGCGCGCGAATTCTGCCGGCTGGTTCAGTCGGCGGGTATTGTCACGCAGGATGAAGCGCGCGACGTCTATGCCGTGACGGACCCGATTCAGATCGAAGCCGGAGAAACCACGATGACGTTGGTGCCGGACGAGCATTTCAAAATCACCTGCACGAGCGCGGACAAGGACGGTCGCTTCACCCAGTTTTTCAGCACCGACCTGACGCCCAAAACCTGGGAGCACGAACTGTCCAACGCCCGCACTTTCTGCTTTTACGAAGAAATCGAGTATCTCATCAAAAACGGTCTCATCAAGGGTGGCAGTCTGGAGAACGCGGTTGTGATTCGTGATGACGCGGTGCTGACGACCGAACCGCTCCGATACGCCAACGAATTTGTCCGCCACAAAATGCTCGATATCGTGGGCGACCTTTCGCTCGTCGGCAAACCGATCCGCGGCCATCTGATCGCCGTCAAACCAAGCCACATGGGCAATTGCGAACTCGCGCGGCAAGTGGTGGCGCAAATGCAAAAGCCCTTGCGCGCGGCGCAAACCTTCGTGCCGCCGCCGGCCCCGGCCAAACCCGCCACGCCGGCGGAGATTCCGGCGTCGGGCACCGGCGCGGTGGACATTGACCAATTGATGAAATGGCTGCCGCATCGGTACCCGTTTTTGCTCGTGGATCGAATTCTCTCCATCGAAGGCAACACGGTCACCGGATTGAAATGCGTTTCCATCAATGAACCGTTTTTTCAAGGACACTTTCCCGGTCACCCGATCATGCCGGGCGTGCTGCAACTGGAGGCCATGGCGCAGGTGGCCGGATTGTTCATGCTGAAACAGGGTGAAACTTCGGCGCAAACCGCCTATTTCATGGCCGCGGACAACGTCAAATGGCGGCGGCCCGTGTTACCCGGCGACGTGTTGATCATCGAAGTGGAGATGACCAAGCTCCGCGGTAAAATCGGCAAGGCCAAGGGCGTTTGCAAAGTGAACGGAGAAGTGGCGAGCGAAGCGGAGGTAACCTTCATGATCTCCCCGATCTCGCTCTAA
- a CDS encoding ABC transporter ATP-binding protein/permease: MSHPSRALESNFAARKRSTSEVLRRVAVFLAPYPWLALGTVLAAVLSLLASFAFPKLTQFAIDEVIGKMQAERLAPAMIGLLAAFLLRDLFNSARILINNQLEQNVIFDMRRAVYARLQRLPIGYFDQRATGDLLTRIIEDVNAVERVLIDGLEQGVVAIFSVIGVAAFLFYMNPTLTWVAIAPIPILAGGALWYTLTAHRRYRRQREASSAMNALLMDNLQGVRQIKAFNRQAHEDERFGARAEAMRRAQLGIMRIWAVYGPGMGFAGAVGYALVLWVGGSFTIAGQMTSGELVGFLLFLHMFYAPIGQLHSLNQMLQSARAAGERVFDILDAPEERRRQSVRQTLRQPVRGAVVYEQVSFSYEATSHSVEWGEGDSRSEVGKVSASNNRIVLRNISLQAQPGEMIALVGPTGAGKSSLVNLLPAFYEPTAGRILVDGQDISQITLASLREHISVVSQEPFLFNGTIRENIQYGRLTASEAELLVATKAANCYEFIQRLPQGFDTAVGERGVKLSVGEKQRVSIARALLKNAPILILDEATASVDTATERLIQEALEHLMRGRTSFVIAHRLSTIRNADQILVLRHGEIVERGRHEELLQSNGLYAKLARIQNVATVEEGFGRMEVTP; this comes from the coding sequence ATGTCGCATCCCAGTCGCGCTTTGGAATCAAACTTCGCCGCCCGCAAGCGTTCGACTTCGGAAGTGCTGCGTCGGGTGGCGGTCTTTCTCGCGCCCTATCCGTGGTTGGCGCTCGGGACGGTGCTGGCCGCGGTGCTGTCGTTGCTGGCGTCGTTTGCGTTTCCGAAACTGACCCAGTTTGCCATTGATGAAGTGATCGGCAAAATGCAGGCGGAGCGGTTGGCGCCCGCGATGATTGGCTTGCTGGCGGCGTTCCTGTTGCGGGATCTCTTCAACAGCGCGCGAATTCTCATCAACAATCAGCTCGAACAAAACGTCATCTTCGACATGCGCCGGGCGGTTTACGCGCGGTTGCAGCGGCTGCCCATCGGTTATTTTGATCAGCGGGCCACGGGCGATTTGCTGACCCGGATCATTGAAGACGTCAACGCCGTGGAGCGGGTGTTGATTGACGGATTGGAACAAGGGGTGGTGGCGATTTTCAGCGTTATCGGAGTGGCCGCGTTTTTGTTTTACATGAATCCAACCCTGACGTGGGTGGCCATCGCGCCGATTCCGATCCTCGCCGGGGGCGCGCTATGGTACACGCTCACGGCGCATCGGCGTTACCGGCGGCAACGCGAAGCCTCGAGCGCAATGAACGCGTTGCTGATGGATAACCTTCAGGGCGTTCGTCAGATCAAGGCTTTCAATCGTCAGGCGCATGAAGACGAGCGGTTCGGGGCGCGTGCCGAAGCCATGCGCCGCGCACAACTCGGCATCATGCGAATCTGGGCAGTTTACGGTCCGGGCATGGGGTTCGCCGGTGCGGTGGGTTACGCGTTGGTCCTGTGGGTGGGCGGCAGTTTCACCATTGCGGGGCAAATGACTTCCGGCGAGTTGGTCGGTTTCCTTCTGTTCCTGCACATGTTTTACGCGCCGATTGGGCAATTGCACAGTTTGAATCAAATGCTGCAAAGCGCCCGAGCGGCGGGTGAACGCGTCTTCGATATTTTGGACGCGCCGGAGGAGCGGCGACGGCAATCCGTGCGCCAAACCCTGCGGCAGCCGGTGCGGGGGGCGGTGGTTTACGAGCAGGTGAGTTTCAGTTACGAAGCCACCTCTCACTCCGTTGAATGGGGCGAAGGCGATTCGAGGTCGGAAGTGGGGAAGGTTTCGGCTTCGAACAATCGCATCGTGCTCCGGAACATTTCCCTGCAAGCGCAGCCGGGCGAGATGATCGCGCTCGTGGGGCCAACCGGCGCGGGCAAATCTTCATTGGTCAATTTGCTGCCGGCGTTTTACGAACCCACGGCGGGCCGGATTTTGGTGGATGGCCAGGACATCAGCCAAATAACACTCGCTTCGTTGCGCGAACACATCAGCGTGGTCAGTCAGGAGCCGTTTCTGTTCAACGGCACGATCCGGGAGAACATTCAATACGGTCGGCTGACCGCGAGTGAGGCGGAGTTGTTGGTCGCCACCAAGGCCGCGAACTGTTACGAGTTCATCCAACGGTTGCCGCAGGGATTTGATACCGCGGTGGGCGAACGCGGCGTGAAGTTGAGCGTGGGCGAAAAGCAGCGGGTCAGCATTGCGCGCGCCCTGCTGAAGAACGCGCCGATCTTGATTCTGGATGAAGCCACGGCGAGCGTGGACACCGCGACCGAGCGCTTGATTCAGGAAGCGCTGGAACACTTGATGCGGGGACGGACCAGTTTCGTGATCGCGCATCGCCTCAGCACCATTCGCAACGCCGATCAGATTCTGGTGTTGCGCCACGGCGAAATTGTCGAGCGCGGACGGCATGAGGAACTGCTGCAGAGCAACGGGCTTTACGCCAAACTCGCGCGGATTCAAAATGTCGCCACGGTGGAAGAGGGCTTCGGACGAATGGAAGTCACGCCCTGA
- a CDS encoding DUF2905 domain-containing protein, with protein sequence MDHLGKTLVLVGLLLAAIGALLWSGFGKGWLGHLPGDIHLERTHGSFHFPIVTCLLLSALISLLLWFFRR encoded by the coding sequence ATGGATCACCTCGGCAAAACGTTGGTGCTGGTCGGACTGCTGCTCGCGGCGATCGGGGCGTTGCTCTGGTCCGGATTCGGCAAGGGCTGGTTGGGGCATTTGCCCGGTGACATTCACCTGGAACGCACCCACGGCAGCTTTCATTTTCCCATCGTCACGTGTTTGCTCCTCAGCGCGTTGATCTCGCTTTTGTTGTGGTTTTTTCGGAGGTAA
- a CDS encoding NADH-quinone oxidoreductase subunit A has translation METTQILQYIGVLVLFILALAATGGMIVISNLIGKKGGGSKIKDTAYECGMLPIGSGTTRMSMKFYLVAMLFILFDIEVIFMYPWAVVYRTMLEDPATRNLILGAMLSFIGILTIGYVYALKKGAFNWRN, from the coding sequence GTGGAAACGACGCAGATCCTCCAATACATCGGAGTCCTGGTGCTCTTCATTCTCGCTTTGGCCGCAACGGGGGGAATGATTGTGATCTCCAATTTGATTGGCAAAAAAGGCGGGGGCAGCAAGATCAAAGACACCGCTTACGAATGTGGCATGTTGCCCATCGGCAGCGGCACGACCCGAATGTCCATGAAGTTCTACCTCGTGGCGATGCTCTTCATCCTGTTCGATATCGAAGTCATCTTCATGTATCCGTGGGCGGTGGTGTACCGCACGATGCTCGAAGACCCGGCCACGCGAAATCTCATCCTGGGCGCGATGCTCTCCTTCATCGGGATTCTGACCATTGGCTACGTTTATGCGCTGAAAAAGGGCGCGTTTAACTGGCGCAATTAA
- a CDS encoding 16S rRNA (uracil(1498)-N(3))-methyltransferase, translating to MRRFFVPPELCHESRIELTGDEAHHAARVLRIEPGEPVTVLDGAGGVFACVVESTAKQRVELRVEQKSFVPRLPCQITLLQAVPKAKAMDYIVQKATELGVARIVPILSERVVVHLNEREAADKAEKLKPIALEAIKQCGSPWLPQIEPPVSLKNFLARGEKFDLPLVASLQEEQSALRDYLRNFQSQPQRMPATAAIWIGPEGDFSPAEMDWLRASGYQPITLGRLILRSDTAAIASLAVLNYELQQA from the coding sequence ATGCGCCGCTTCTTCGTTCCGCCGGAATTGTGTCACGAATCGCGGATTGAATTGACCGGTGATGAAGCGCACCACGCCGCGCGCGTCCTCCGGATTGAGCCAGGCGAACCGGTGACGGTGCTTGATGGCGCGGGGGGCGTGTTCGCTTGCGTCGTGGAATCAACGGCGAAGCAGCGCGTGGAACTGCGGGTTGAACAAAAAAGTTTTGTCCCACGCCTGCCCTGCCAAATAACGCTGCTCCAGGCCGTTCCCAAGGCCAAGGCGATGGATTACATCGTGCAAAAAGCCACGGAACTCGGCGTGGCGCGGATCGTGCCAATTCTATCCGAACGTGTCGTTGTCCACCTGAACGAACGCGAGGCGGCCGACAAGGCGGAAAAATTAAAGCCCATTGCGCTGGAAGCCATCAAGCAATGCGGCTCGCCCTGGCTGCCGCAGATCGAGCCACCGGTTTCATTAAAAAACTTTCTGGCGCGTGGAGAAAAATTTGACCTGCCGTTGGTTGCTTCATTGCAGGAAGAGCAAAGCGCCTTACGGGATTACCTGCGAAATTTTCAATCTCAACCTCAGCGGATGCCGGCGACCGCCGCAATCTGGATCGGTCCCGAGGGCGACTTTTCCCCCGCCGAAATGGATTGGTTGCGGGCGAGCGGTTACCAGCCCATCACCCTCGGGCGTTTGATTTTGCGCAGCGATACGGCGGCCATTGCCAGTCTGGCGGTGCTCAATTACGAACTGCAACAAGCCTAA
- the dnaJ gene encoding molecular chaperone DnaJ produces the protein MAKRDYYEILEISRQESAEGIKKSYRRLAVKYHPDKNPGDKQAEEKFKELGEAYEILSDPQKRAAYDQYGPDAFDARSRAGRGGGGGFHDPFDIFRDVFGGDGGSIFEQFFGGGARQDPSAPQRGNDLRYDLEISFEEAALGCEKEISITKPDRCDKCDGTGSEPGSKIRTCETCNGRGQVIASRGIFSIAQTCPKCSGTGRIIEKPCRGCSGSRRKDRTSKITLRIPAGVDAGSRLRSSGNGESGLRGGPAGDLYVVLHVKPHDIFQREDDDLLCEVPISFVQATLGAEIQVPTLSEKATIKIPPGTQPGTLFRLRGKGIKNLQGYGHGDLHVRINVEVPTRLSGAQKNRLQEFAAACDEKVNPISASFFEKAKRWFR, from the coding sequence ATGGCCAAACGCGATTATTACGAGATTCTGGAAATCAGTCGGCAGGAAAGCGCCGAGGGCATCAAAAAATCCTACCGTCGCTTGGCGGTCAAATATCATCCCGATAAAAATCCCGGCGACAAGCAGGCTGAGGAGAAGTTCAAGGAGCTTGGCGAGGCCTATGAAATCTTGAGCGACCCGCAAAAGCGTGCCGCTTACGATCAATACGGCCCGGACGCTTTTGACGCCCGGTCGCGCGCGGGCCGCGGCGGCGGCGGTGGTTTTCACGATCCGTTTGATATTTTCCGCGATGTCTTCGGCGGCGACGGCGGCAGCATCTTCGAGCAATTTTTTGGCGGCGGCGCCCGACAGGATCCCTCCGCACCGCAACGAGGCAATGACCTGCGTTACGACTTGGAAATCTCGTTCGAGGAAGCGGCGCTGGGTTGCGAGAAGGAAATTTCCATCACGAAACCGGATCGCTGCGATAAATGCGACGGCACGGGGAGCGAACCGGGATCAAAAATCCGCACCTGCGAGACCTGCAACGGTCGTGGTCAGGTCATCGCCTCGCGCGGCATTTTCAGCATTGCGCAAACCTGCCCCAAATGTTCCGGCACGGGGCGGATCATCGAGAAACCGTGTCGCGGTTGCAGCGGCTCGAGGCGCAAGGACCGCACCAGCAAGATCACGCTGCGCATTCCCGCCGGCGTGGATGCGGGTTCGCGTTTGCGTTCCTCGGGCAATGGCGAAAGCGGCCTGCGCGGCGGCCCCGCGGGCGATCTTTACGTCGTGCTGCACGTCAAACCGCACGATATTTTCCAGCGTGAAGATGACGACCTGCTCTGCGAAGTGCCGATCAGTTTCGTGCAGGCAACCTTGGGCGCGGAGATTCAAGTGCCGACCCTGAGCGAGAAGGCAACGATTAAAATTCCTCCGGGGACGCAGCCGGGAACGCTCTTCCGTCTGCGCGGCAAAGGCATCAAAAATCTGCAAGGTTACGGCCACGGCGATCTGCATGTGCGCATCAACGTGGAAGTGCCCACCCGCCTGAGCGGCGCGCAGAAAAACCGGTTGCAGGAGTTTGCCGCCGCCTGTGACGAAAAGGTGAATCCCATCAGCGCCAGCTTCTTTGAAAAAGCCAAACGCTGGTTTCGCTAA
- the grpE gene encoding nucleotide exchange factor GrpE, which translates to MKKHEEPAPVPSATETPSAAPIPPAGASAPETAPLTPEQLADLEARAAKAQEHWDRLLRATADFENFKKRAQREKQEAIRYANESLLEKIMPILDAFEKATSAAQTAGPGDLKALREGVAMIHAQLKNTLTEAGLEEVDAAGKPFDPTVHEAISQQDSETVADGHVLQQLRKGYKLRERLLRPAMVIVAKHPEVKA; encoded by the coding sequence ATGAAAAAGCACGAAGAACCAGCGCCCGTTCCGTCCGCCACCGAAACTCCGTCCGCCGCGCCCATCCCGCCAGCCGGTGCGTCCGCGCCGGAGACCGCCCCGCTCACACCGGAACAGCTCGCCGACCTGGAGGCGCGCGCGGCCAAGGCGCAAGAGCATTGGGATCGTTTGCTTCGCGCCACCGCAGATTTCGAGAATTTCAAAAAGCGCGCCCAGCGCGAAAAGCAGGAGGCCATCCGTTACGCCAACGAAAGTTTGCTGGAAAAAATCATGCCGATCCTCGACGCGTTCGAAAAGGCGACCAGTGCCGCGCAAACGGCAGGCCCGGGTGATTTGAAGGCGCTGCGCGAAGGCGTGGCGATGATTCACGCCCAGTTGAAGAACACCCTGACGGAAGCTGGGCTCGAGGAAGTGGACGCGGCGGGCAAGCCTTTTGATCCCACCGTCCACGAGGCCATTTCGCAGCAGGACTCGGAAACGGTCGCTGACGGTCACGTTTTGCAACAATTGCGCAAGGGCTACAAACTGCGCGAGCGCCTGCTGCGCCCGGCCATGGTCATCGTCGCCAAACATCCGGAAGTGAAGGCTTAA
- the murQ gene encoding N-acetylmuramic acid 6-phosphate etherase translates to MNVSVRQKSVRKSAATIQVAPPPIRSTRLSPTEQRNPRSLHLDRLPVQAAVELMLREEANVTRALLRQTDLLARAVGVVARAFRQRGRLIYVGAGTSGRLGVLDASECPPTFRTNPNLVQGIIAGGDVALRQAVEGAEDDAMAGAREIRLRRVSARDVVVGIAASGTTPFVWGALREAKSRGAKTMLICFNPYLEIPRSWRPHLVLATNLGPEVLTGSTRLKAGTATKLILNLLTTLAMVRIGKVQSNLMVDVRPSNAKLRQRAVRMMQTLTGCDADAAREALVKQQWVIRAAVRHRQRSRRAA, encoded by the coding sequence ATGAATGTTTCGGTGCGACAAAAGTCGGTTCGGAAATCCGCCGCGACCATCCAGGTGGCGCCGCCTCCCATCCGTTCAACCCGGCTTTCGCCAACGGAACAGCGCAATCCGCGTTCGCTGCATTTGGATCGCCTGCCGGTTCAGGCCGCGGTGGAATTGATGTTGCGCGAGGAGGCAAACGTAACCCGCGCGTTGTTGCGACAAACCGATTTGCTGGCGCGGGCGGTTGGCGTCGTGGCGCGCGCTTTTCGTCAGCGGGGTCGTTTAATCTACGTTGGTGCCGGCACGAGCGGACGGTTGGGCGTGTTGGATGCGAGTGAGTGTCCGCCAACCTTCCGCACGAACCCGAATCTGGTGCAAGGCATCATCGCCGGGGGCGACGTGGCGTTGCGGCAGGCGGTGGAAGGCGCGGAGGACGACGCGATGGCTGGGGCGCGGGAAATCAGATTGCGGCGCGTCTCGGCGCGGGATGTGGTGGTGGGCATCGCCGCCAGCGGAACGACGCCCTTTGTTTGGGGCGCGTTGCGCGAAGCAAAAAGTCGTGGCGCCAAGACGATGTTGATCTGCTTCAATCCTTATCTCGAGATTCCCCGATCCTGGCGACCGCATCTGGTGTTGGCAACCAATTTGGGGCCGGAAGTTTTAACGGGTTCCACCCGGTTGAAAGCGGGCACCGCCACCAAGCTGATTTTGAATTTGCTCACCACCCTGGCGATGGTGCGGATCGGCAAGGTGCAAAGTAATCTGATGGTGGATGTGCGTCCGAGTAATGCGAAGTTACGCCAGCGAGCGGTGCGGATGATGCAGACGTTGACGGGATGCGACGCGGACGCCGCGCGGGAAGCGTTGGTGAAGCAGCAATGGGTGATCAGGGCGGCGGTACGCCACCGGCAACGCTCCCGGCGAGCTGCGTGA
- a CDS encoding YIP1 family protein — MIKAFLLIFRPMATWNNIAVANRSVLYIFFLHVLPLILLTSFAEGYALTHWGKTHGADGKHIKIYSVSETVTLETTISLVYIGLVFLVASAARSYSSTFHRRATFTQAFTAIGYGVLPFFCFRLLDMWNGLFPWIPWAIGIVLTIGVIYTGLPCLLRPDPPHAFGLYVMSSLTLFIAFGLWRLITWQFFLGRLPDVERIITQLAGSVAGGVPPP, encoded by the coding sequence ATGATTAAGGCGTTTTTGCTGATTTTCCGGCCCATGGCGACGTGGAATAACATCGCCGTCGCCAACCGGAGCGTGCTCTACATTTTCTTTCTACACGTGTTGCCGCTGATTCTGCTGACGTCCTTTGCCGAAGGTTACGCGCTCACCCATTGGGGCAAAACCCACGGGGCGGACGGCAAACACATTAAAATTTATTCCGTTTCGGAAACCGTTACGTTGGAAACCACCATCAGTCTGGTGTACATCGGATTGGTCTTCCTGGTGGCCTCGGCGGCGCGCTCGTATTCCAGCACGTTTCATCGGCGCGCCACGTTCACTCAGGCGTTTACCGCCATCGGATATGGCGTGCTGCCCTTTTTCTGCTTTCGTTTGCTGGATATGTGGAACGGTCTGTTCCCTTGGATTCCGTGGGCCATCGGCATCGTGTTGACCATCGGCGTGATCTACACCGGCCTGCCCTGTCTGCTGCGACCAGACCCGCCGCACGCCTTCGGCCTGTACGTCATGTCCAGCTTGACGCTATTCATCGCCTTCGGTTTGTGGCGATTGATCACCTGGCAATTCTTTCTGGGCCGCCTGCCGGATGTCGAAAGAATTATCACGCAGCTCGCCGGGAGCGTTGCCGGTGGCGTACCGCCGCCCTGA